The following proteins are co-located in the Microcystis wesenbergii NRERC-220 genome:
- a CDS encoding type II toxin-antitoxin system HicA family toxin translates to MPLKPLSYREIKRKLETAGFEVVSQKGSHVKFAKDTSEGKRTAIVPKYKEVTIGTITSILRQAGLSVDEFERL, encoded by the coding sequence ATGCCGCTTAAGCCTTTATCTTATCGTGAAATTAAACGGAAATTAGAGACGGCAGGGTTTGAAGTGGTGAGTCAAAAGGGAAGTCATGTTAAGTTTGCTAAGGATACCTCTGAAGGAAAACGCACAGCGATTGTTCCTAAATATAAAGAGGTAACAATTGGGACGATTACCAGTATTTTAAGGCAAGCAGGGTTAAGTGTTGATGAGTTTGAGCGGTTATAA
- a CDS encoding type II toxin-antitoxin system HicB family antitoxin, protein MQYQVNLKQTEEGYAVWCPSLPGCASQGTTKEEALNNIQDAIESYLEVAAELNQGIESYYVEVELNHA, encoded by the coding sequence ATGCAATATCAAGTCAATCTCAAACAAACAGAAGAGGGATATGCCGTTTGGTGTCCTAGTTTACCCGGTTGTGCTTCTCAAGGGACAACTAAAGAAGAAGCACTCAATAATATTCAAGATGCAATTGAGTCTTATTTAGAAGTTGCTGCGGAATTAAATCAAGGGATCGAATCTTATTATGTAGAAGTTGAATTAAATCATGCCTAG
- a CDS encoding type II toxin-antitoxin system HicB family antitoxin, whose translation MKQAFTARIFQEGNWFVAQCLEVDVASQGETETEALINLQEALELHFEPPCATVIPQLQKIEVEINAA comes from the coding sequence ATGAAACAGGCATTTACAGCCAGAATTTTTCAAGAGGGTAATTGGTTTGTGGCTCAATGTTTAGAGGTTGATGTGGCAAGTCAAGGAGAAACGGAAACTGAGGCGTTAATAAATCTTCAAGAAGCCTTGGAATTACACTTTGAACCGCCTTGTGCAACAGTGATTCCTCAATTGCAAAAAATAGAGGTAGAAATTAATGCCGCTTAA